From Triticum urartu cultivar G1812 chromosome 2, Tu2.1, whole genome shotgun sequence, a single genomic window includes:
- the LOC125536975 gene encoding CST complex subunit TEN1-like translates to MASSTLKPGVPITLQELEPSSEMFKQGASLRVTGILQSYDVDSAVVVIQDGSARLKIDTQNLRDISFRSNSTFQFIGELLIQPNNDAILQARVGRNVDGLDLNLYQQSLIIRRQHEAKLLSSRRP, encoded by the exons ATGGCATCTTCTACTCTAAAACCAGGTGTGCCTATTACTTTGCAAGAGCTAGAGCCCTCCTCAGAGATGTTCAAGCAAGGGGCATCCCTTCGGGTAACAGGAAT CCTTCAGTCATATGATGTGGACTCTGCAGTTGTTGTCATTCAAGATGGCAGTGCTAGACTGAAGATTGATACTCAAAACCTGAGAGACATTAGTTTCCGCAGCAATTCCACGTTCCAGTTCATCGGTGAACTCCTGATCCAGCCAAATAACGAT GCGATTCTACAAGCACGTGTGGGCAGGAATGTTGATGGACTTGACCTGAACCTTTACCAGCAGTCTTTGATCATCCGACGGCAACATGAAGCCAAACTACTGAGCTCCAGGAGGCCATGA
- the LOC125536973 gene encoding uncharacterized protein LOC125536973 produces the protein MNPQQEPLPVSRIDSTVPPTHTVQSSMETDLSLDLQALNLQDPKVASVKAVQETMEVGADAKYNILIILAATGMAPARVLSLQTLQQAMARAWRSNYHGISQVSRSMFMAHFRTLDAMMFVITRQPWIMGSDNLLLEWLDPEDEAKEKGKYCFNTIYVTVRIYGVPTRFRSIQLLRSILEQVGEPSEFHPLHQGMLFTRAEYMWGTAKLQINDAIKDRIMVTFPNESSALAYLFYEKIGRICSFCGIMFHNVQGCPLRNQIILERHKRGVSAGDIPSQRFGEWITDAELIPQLDSTHGGSLNHGLNIFQNQQLIIFQRLFADDEKGKGLTSIDGSSDLCKKKDKDKLVRSYNDKDSNSQSKDANVEEQRQIHRHSGRLGTNIHEGNLHDNHLVTVQWGAAEQTHNTNVGASQSDRQGDAGRPANNLQSTQSNPTDARQEGQLPQSIDVIPFAPTEGTTTLHITQNLNTSSMPASIALSCPTVHGQILTHQSNPSYSDSYVPSHMSNSSKRPSSSILGPLPPPPKKRFYPLGDNETLLDNANRSPPSPQAPPIREVDQSPALIHQSGSIPAVLLDHAGPEASAHVASCVPVAGASIAAGADSGARLSASILGCRLSLEVPVGIFLQEVVLQAYMPAFRGNAEFGLVILLG, from the coding sequence ATGAATCCTCAGCAGGAACCCCTTCCTGTCTCGCGGATTGATTCTACAGTTCCACCTACACATACTGTTCAATCTTCTATGGAGACGGACCTTTCTCTGGATTTGCAGGCCCTCAACCTACAAGATCCGAAAGTTGCCTCTGTCAAAGCTGTCCAAGAAACTATGGAAGTAGGAGCAGATGCGAAGTACAACATACTCATCATTCTTGCAGCCACTGGAATGGCACCAGCTCGTGTTCTCAGTTTGCAAACCTTGCAGCAGGCTATGGCCAGAGCTTGGAGAAGCAATTATCACGGAATATCACAGGTATCTAGATCAATGTTCATGGCGCATTTCAGAACTTTAGATGCTATGATGTTTGTTATTACAAGGCAGCCTTGGATTATGGGTTCTGACAATCTACTGCTTGAGTGGCTTGATCCTGAGGATGAAGCAAAAGAAAAGGGGAAATATTGTTTCAACACTATATATGTGACTGTCAGAATTTATGGAGTCCCAACAAGATTCAGATCGATTCAATTGTTAAGAAGCATTTTAGAACAAGTGGGAGAGCCCTCTGAATTTCATCCTTTGCACCAAGGAATGTTATTTACTAGAGCTGAGTATATGTGGGGCACTGCCAAGTTACAGATCAATGATGCTATTAAGGATAGAATTATGGTAACCTTTCCAAATGAATCATCTGCTCTGGCCTATCTGTTTTATGAGAAAATTGGAAGGATTTGCTCTTTCTGTGGAATTATGTTCCACAATGTTCAGGGATGCCCTCTTAGGAATCAGATTATATTGGAAAGGCACAAAAGGGGAGTTTCAGCTGGGGATATTCCATCACAAAGATTTGGAGAGTGGATTACTGATGCAGAGCTCATCCCGCAATTGGATTCTACACATGGAGGCTCTTTAAATCATGGGTTAAATATATTTCAGAATCAACAGCTCATAATATTTCAGCGTTTATTTGCAGACGACGAAAAAGGAAAGGGCTTAACTTCTATTGACGGTTCAAGTGATTTATGTAAGAAGAAAGATAAAGACAAATTGGTCAGAAGTTACAATGACAAAGATTCAAATTCACAATCTAAAGATGCTAATGTGGAGGAGCAGCGGCAGATCCACCGTCATAGTGGGCGACTAGGTACCAACATTCATGAGGGAAATCTGCATGATAACCACCTAGTCACCGTTCAATGGGGAGCAGCAGAACAGACTCACAACACTAATGTTGGGGCCAGTCAATCTGACAGACAAGGGGATGCGGGCCGACCTGCCAATAATCTTCAGTCTACTCAAAGCAACCCAACAGATGCAAGACAAGAAGGCCAGCTACCCCAATCCATAGATGTTATTCCTTTTGCACCCACAGAAGGTACAACCACGCTTCATATCACTCAGAACTTAAACACATCTTCCATGCCAGCTTCCATTGCTCTATCTTGCCCCACTGTTCATGGACAGATCCTTACCCACCAATCCAATCCCAGTTACTCTGATTCATATGTTCCTTCCCACATGAGTAATAGTTCAAAGCGCCCAAGCTCCTCCATACTAGGCCCACTGCCGCCTCCACCAAAGAAACGCTTCTATCCTTTGGGGGATAATGAGACTTTGCTGGATAATGCGAATAGGAGCCCTCCCTCCCCTCAAGCACCTCCGATCAGAGAAGTTGACCAGAGCCCCGCGCTTATTCACCAAAGTGGATCAATTCCAGCTGTTCTCTTGGATCATGCAGGACCAGAAGCATCTGCTCATGTTGCCTCATGTGTTCCTGTTGCTGGTGCTTCTATTGCAGCAGGTGCCGATTCTGGAGCAAGGCTCTCTGCTTCTATTCTTGGTTGCAGGTTAAGTCTCGAGGTACCCGTTGGGATATTCCTCCAGGAGGTGGTTCTTCAGGCTTATATGCCAGCTTTCAGAGGCAACGCCGAGTTTGGACTCGTGATTCTGCTGGGTTAA
- the LOC125536974 gene encoding uncharacterized protein LOC125536974, producing MAEDQSGPPAADGVVVAMKGHPGSGKSTVARAIASALRCPLLDKDDVRDCTLHLEHAAAGSSILNDLSYAVLWRLAERQLRLGLSIVVDSPLSRRAHLDALARLPAALVIIVECRPGNQDEWRRRLEERGGVLADDGWHKPKTWADLERLVEGYQGCTNYDIGDVPRIVVDTTDPTVSTEAIAVRVVDFIRPLLAHAH from the coding sequence ATGGCCGAGGATCAATCTGGCCCGCCGGCAGCGGACGGGGTGGTGGTGGCGATGAAGGGCCATCCGGGGTCAGGCAAGTCTACGGTGGCTCGTGCCATCGCCTCCGCGCTCCGATGCCCGCTCCTTGACAAGGACGACGTGCGGGACTGCACCCTGCACCTCGAGCACGCTGCCGCCGGCAGCAGCATCCTCAACGACCTCTCCTACGCCGTGCTCTGGAGGTTGGCCGAGAGGCAGCTCCGGCTTGGCCTGTCCATCGTCGTCGACTCCCCACTGTCGCGTCGAGCCCATCTCGATGCTCTGGCCCGCTTGCCTGCTGCACTTGTTATCATTGTGGAATGCCGGCCAGGCAACCAAGATGAATGGCGCCGCAGGCTGGAGGAGCGTGGAGGTGTCTTGGCCGATGATGGATGGCATAAGCCCAAGACGTGGGCCGACCTAGAAAGGCTTGTGGAAGGGTACCAAGGTTGCACAAACTATGACATTGGGGATGTGCCGAGGATCGTTGTGGATACAACGGACCCAACGGTCAGCACAGAGGCAATCGCTGTCAGGGTTGTGGATTTTATTAGGCCTCTTCTAGCCCATGCGCATTAG